The Pseudorasbora parva isolate DD20220531a chromosome 19, ASM2467924v1, whole genome shotgun sequence genomic sequence AAGTTCATCAATGGTAACCCGGCGTCTGATTACATCACATGACATACTCTGCTCAGTCTGGATGATCTGTCTTTGTTCAATGATTTCAATTATAACTATGATCATTCTCTCTTTTGTGATTTTGCCTGAGCGATACTGTTCAAGAAGCCTTTGTTTTTCCTCTTCTGGAAGCAAATCTGATTTCATGACTTCCCATAATGTCACTTGTTTTCCTGCAAAACTCTCATGTGGTATGTCTATTTGGGTGTTAGCTAAGTCTGTTTGTGCTTGTTCCTCAGTGTAAACAAAGGATTGTTCAGCTTGCTCAGGAGTCTGGGCTTTAGAAATTGGTAACAGGGCAATTCCAAATTCTGGATCGGTAATACATCTCTCTTTAAGTTGTTTGTATGTGACATTCTCATCTTTGATGGGATCAATGAAACCTTTGATGTCATCTGTGGGGTCTTTAAAAGATTTGGCTAATTGCTTGCTGAAGTAGCCACGCTGAATAGCTATATCAGTAGGAAGCCGATGGCTATTTACTGGATCAATTATTCCTCCAGTGGCCTCCTGAGCATCTAGAAGAGGTATGGCATGTTCTCTTAGAACAAGTTGTTTTTGCATTGCTTGAAGAAGAGAGATCTTATTACCAGTGTATGGATCTTTGTAACCAGTAACAGCTTTCTCTGCTGAAAGCAGTTTTTCATGAAGCTCTGGACCAACAATTCCAGCCTTAACAGCATCATCCACTGTAAATTTCTCATTCCTAATAGGATCAATTATGTAGCCAGTAGCTGCTTGAGCTTCCAGCAGGGAAGTACCTGTGTTCGATGTCAGTAGTTTCTGCTTCATTGCTTGGTAAATGCTGAGTTTTTCcttagttttttccaaaaatacaCCAGTAATACAATCAGAACCTTGTAAGTAGTGTTTGATGGAGTCACTAATGTCTGCAGGTTTCTTTTTGCCTTGTTTGATTTTGTCATAGGTGTCTTTGTCAATGATTTTAGATTCAAGCAAGGAACTGGTCGGTACAGGTCCTCTGAAACCATCAAAGTTGTCCTGTCccttcatttctttttcttctacTGTAGTGACAACGATCTTGATCAGTTTTTCGATAGTGATTTTTCCTGATCTATACTGCCGAATAAATTCAATCCTTTGTTCCTCTGTGAAGTATTCAGAGTTGATAATCTCCCAAATGGTGATTATTCTTCCTTTAAAAACTCCACTGTGCAACTCAACTGTAGCATGGCTCAAGGTCTCTTTAGTTTGCGCATCAGAAACTAGTTCTATTTCTTTTGACTCTTTTCTTTTGACTGCCTTTTTGGAAAGTGGAAGCAATGGAAGACCAGTCTGCTTATCAGTGATACATCTTTTCAGCAGTTCAGCATAAGTGATATTTTCTTGTGTGTTGGGGTCAATAAATACTGTACTGGAGTCTGATGGGCTGCTTAAGACTTGATTCATCTCTTCATTTAGGAAACCACGTTTATATGCAATATCTGGAGTGATGCGGTAACTTTTATCAGGATCAATAATTCCTCCAGTTGCAAGCTGAGCTTCCAACAGACGGACACCTTGGTCTTTCTTAATAAGATCTTTTTGCATTGCTTCAAACAGGGATACAGTTTTTCCCGTATATGGATCTTTGTAGCCACAAACAGCTCTTTCTGCAGACAACAATTTCTCATGGAGCTCTGGGCCAACAACACCACTTTTGACTGCTTCATCAACTGTGAGCTTTTGGTTTTTCACTGGATCAATTATGAAGCCTGTTCCAGCCTGGGCCTCCAGAAGGTTTAATGCAGACTCTGCTCCAAGTAAGTCCTTTTTCATGGCTTCATAGAAAGACATCTTTTCAGAAGTTGACTCAATCTGCACTCCAGCAATACTGTGTGTGCCCTTTAAGGCTTTCTTGACAGGATCAAGCTCAGACACCTCTTTAAGAGTAGCTTTTCCATTGTGCAATTTGTTGAACAAATCTTTATTAATTACCTTTGCTTCCAGAAGTTCAGATGCTGGCACTGATGATCTCAAACCATCAAATGCAGGTTCCTTCTTGTTTTCCTTGTCCTCTACAACAGTTATTACAATTCTAATAATTTTTTCAACTGTAATTTTGCCTGTCTTGTACTGCCGGATAAGATCCTTTCTCTGATCTTCAGTGAAGTACTCAGAGTTTATTATCTCCCAGATGGTGACAGTCTTTCCTTTGAATTTTCCAAATGGAACTGTTAGATTTGCCTTACTAAATACATCTTTAGTTTCCTCATCAGTATATGTTCTTTCAATTTGGGCAGCATGTTCTGTGATTGACAGTAATGGAATGCCTGTCTCAGGATCTGGTTTACATCGTTCCAGTAGCTCGCAATAAGTAAGGCTATCCTGAGTGTTGGGATcaatgaatgtttttttgtcaGCAGGAGGGCTGGACAGAATTTTGCTTAGATCAACATCCAGTTGACCTTGTGTGCATGCCATTTGGACTGGTACACGGTGGCTATTGACAGGGTCAACTATCCCACCAGTTGCATATTGAGAATCAAGAAGTTTTGTGGCCTGGTCCTCTGCGATCAAACCTTTTTTCATTGCTTCAAACAGTGAAATTTTATCTCCAGTGAATGGATCTTTGAATCCTGTGGCGGCCCTCTCGGCCGATAACAACTTGGTGTGCAACTCAGGTCCAATCAAGGTATCCTTCACAGCTTCGCTTACAGAGAGTCTTCTGTTCTTAATGGGGTCAATTATGTAACCAGATGCAGCTTGGGCTTCAAGAAGCATCAAAGCTGTGCTTTGTGTAATCTTCTTGTCCTTCAAAGCTTGATATATGCTCATTTTCTGGTTGGGTTCAACTATTACGCCACCAATGCAATCTTTACCTTTTAGGCACATCTTCACCTTGTCATTCTTAGAAAGCTCTTGCACAGTTGTTTTGCCTTTCTTAAGCTTGTCAAATTCTTTTTTGCTGAGCACACCAATCTCATGAAGTCTGCTTGCAGACACCTTCTCTCTAATTCCATCAAATGCCAGGGGTACATCTTTTTTCACACCATCCACTTCTGTGGAGCCGTTTAGGACCTTCTTTGTTGTTTCTACCATTGTCATGTGAACTAACTCTTCTTCAGGGACTTTGTCAGTTTGAATTTCAATCTCCTTGGTGTGGGAGGGCTTTTGTGAACTCTGAAGTTGCTGGAGTTTTTCTCGCAAGTTTTTGTTTTCCTCTGCCAGAAGTTTCTCTTGTTCGATTCTTTTCTTTTCAAGCTCTTGCATTTCTTTTTGCTTGGCATTCATCTCTTCCTCAGCATCCTTTTGCTTTTTGATCGCAGCATCCATGGCAGACTGCAGTTTCTTTCTCTCCTCCTCTAGTTGCTTTTTCTGACGTTCCTGTTCATCTTTAAGTGCTTCAGCCTTCTTCACTTCATCTTCAAACTGCTTCTCCAGCTTCTTTTTTTCTGCCTCAATGGCTTTCTCCTTCTTCAGCAATGTCTCTTTTTCTGCAAAGAAAGTCTGCTGGAGGATAGTCTTTTCCTGCTGTAACTGTTCTTGTTGAACATTGGCCATCTGTGATAAAATGGcataaaaaacaataattaatacaatgcatgaaatggaaataaatgtgTAAGGAAAAATATTACTGCACAACTCAGAAAATGCAGATTTTGCATTTTAAattgtgcattttaagatgcagttatattcttttattttttatttgtataattactCATAATTTGCACCCGTTAATGTACTCTTTAATTAATCTCTGTTGTGTGCTGTAATGTTATACTTACAGTATTgtgcaaaagtcttaggcacgttagtattttcacctcaaaaaatatatttttaagccaattatttatatgttttccaatagtgtgtcagtaggctatatcagtttacattttcaaacatttattttgccattaattataataatctaTTCCAGTGAGATTTTTGTATGCAGAAGGAGTCTGACAACAGCTGTTTGATCCACATGGGACCATCATCGACTCCGTCTATGAAtacatgaagaaactgaaaaaactgagAAAAAATCTACAAGAACTGCGACAACATCTCCAAGAAACTTAAAGAAACCTTCCTGCAAAGCTACAGTATGGTGGACAGTTTTAGACACTTGCTTTCAAAACTAATGTCATAAATAGATTTTGTTTATCAATTAACTCCTAATAACTAAATCAAATCAGTGTTTGGTGTGACCACCCTTTGAGTTTTAAACAGCTTTTGTCCTTGTACACTTGCTCATAGTTTTTAAGGGAGCTTTTCAGGAGGGTTTCTTCAAGCGTCTTGGAGATGTTGCCTCAATTCTTCTGGATTTAGCCTGTCTCAGATGTCACATTTCTTGTGGATTTTGTCACAATTTTTTCAGTTTCTTTATGTAATCACAGATGGACTCGATGATGGTGAGATTAGATCTCTGTGTGGATCAAACAGCTATTGTCAGACTCCTTCTGCATACAAAAATCTCACTGGAatggattattacaattaatggcaaaatacatgtttgaaaatgtaaactgatattacctactgatacactattgcaaaatatataaataacttgtgtaaaaacatttttgggggGTGAAAATACTAACGTGTGTAAGACTTTTACACAGTACTGTATATAGTgtattgtgtttatttgattATGTGGTTGCAGTGATTTCATTTAAAtgacaattaaataaatgtacatcTTAAAGTCATAGTTTACccacaaattaaaattctgtcatcatttagttCAAACTTGCAGTACTTGCTTCTGCGAAATATTTCTTcacaaaatattttgaagaatgtttaaacTGTTTATGTCCATACAATGACAGTCAAGGGGGGTTAAAATAATCATTGCATGGGAAAAACAGATTGATTCTTCATATTATCTTTGTTTgagttccacagaagaaagtaagtcatacaggtttggcataaatgagagtaaatgatggcagCTTTCACTTTAACCACAGAAtcaaaataatacaatacaCTATGTAAATATCACAACTTATTTTACAACTTATTCACAATTCTTATAACAGCATATTTTTAATTGCTATTAATGAAAAGGTACCCTAATATCTAACAGCTCAAATTTGTTAATTAATAGGTAAATTATGGAAATTTTATGACAATTACAACACATCATAGTGCTCAAGTTACAGAAAATAAATAGTGACACCAACAATGTGCAAATATAGGCTGCACAACATCATTACAAACTAAATAAAGACACTGTAGTGTTAAAGGGGACCAGAACATCTTTGTTCATGTGAATTGCAGGCTTTGTTATCACTGTCACTGGCAACATGCAATGTACATGAACAAAGGTTCAGAGGTTTTTATAAAACTGTTAATTGTTAATTAAGGTGTTTAAGGCTAATATATAAAACACTAGAATGCAGTACTACAACATATAACACAATACCtcttttgattgtttttgtaagtcAGCAGCCTCTTTTTTCAATTTCTCCTTTTCTTTCTCAAGCTCTGCAATTGCTTTATGCAGATCATCAGCCTCTTTTTTGCTCTGCAGTCTTTGTACTTCCAGTGTTTCAACAACAGTGTGTTTTTCTGAAGTGTGTTTTTCAGTCTCTAGCAGACGGGTTTTGATTTCATCTGCTTGTTTCTTGAATTTTTTGGCTTCCTCCTCCGCTTTTGACTGAGCATCACTTAGCTGAGTCACCTTGATCTTTAGTTTCTCAGCCTCTGCGGTAATCTCCAATTGCCGCTTGCGTTCAGCCTCTAAAGATTTCTGGAAACCTTCAGTCTCCTGCTTCAGACGTTTCTGCATCTCCTTTTTGGCCTCTAACAGCTTTTGAGCCTCTACTTGTGCCTGATCTTTCTGTTTCTGGAGCTTTTCGGCTTCAGCTTTCAGTTTTGTTGCCTCCAGAATGGCCTGCTTTTTCTCTTCCAGCATCTTATCAGCCAGTTCCCTCTGTTTGTCGAGATCTGACTCTGCAATTTGTCGCAATCTTGCAGCTTCTTGAGCCTCAATGTTGAGCCGTGCTGCCTCCTCTGCCAATTTTTTCATGTTCTCAGCCTCTTCCTCAAGGAGTTTCTTTGTGTTATCTTTATCTTTCTTCATAAGCTCTTGGTTTTGCTTTTCAATTttaagtttcagttttagtaagTCTTCCATCTGAATCTTAACTTTAGAGAGCTCATCCTCTACTTGAGCCTTCTGCTTTATAGCATCACTGACCTCTTGTTTGAGTCGCTTAAGTTCATCATCAAGGACAGatttctgtttgtctgtctcaTCAAGTTGCAATTTAACCTTCACTAACTCCTCCTCAACCGAAGACTTCTGCTTAAGCGTCTTTTCTGCAAGCTTTTTGTACTTGCCCATTTCAGCATCAGCCTCTTGcttttgttttaaagcagcagcCTCTGCCTCAGCCCGTCTGGAAGCTTCCTTTTCTGCTTCCTTCCTCAGTTTTTCAGCATCTTCCTGGGCTTTGGCCTGTTTGGAAGCTTCAGCCTCAGCTGCCTGCTTTTGACGTTCAGCTTCCTCTGCTTTCTTCTGCAACAGGGCAGCCTCTTTCTCAGCCTTGTCTTTAGCCTTTTCTGCATCCTGCGCAAGTTTCTTTGCTTTTTCAAACTCTTCCTTGAGTTTATTCTGCACCATGCTGTCTTTATTTTGCTGGAGAAGAACATCTTGGGCTTTCTGCTCAGCAGCAGAGCATTTCTGTGCAGCCTCTTTGACTAAAATTATCTGTCTCTCTGCTTCTTTCTCTGCagtctctttctgttttttgGCATCTTCTGCTTTCTTTATAAGACGCTCAACCTCCTCTTGAGCAGCTTTGTGTTGTCTTGCCGCCTCTTCTTCTGCAGCTTGGATTTTTTTCACCTTGGCCTCCGCCTCTTTCCTTTTTTTCTCCTCTTCCAAAGCAAGTTTTCTGAATTTCTCTGCCTCTTCCTCTGCCTTCGCTTTACTCTGCTGTGTCTCCTCTGCAATGCCCTTTAGTTTGTTAAGCTCAAGTTCAAGGTCCTTTTTGCCAGTTGAAGCCTTTTCGAAATTGAGTTTGAGAATGTGGATCTCCTCCTCCACCACTTTCCTCTGCTTTAAGGTTTCTTCTACGATTGTCTTTTGCCTGTTGAGCTCAGTGTCTGAAGACTTCTTGAGCTGATCGATCTTTTCTGCAATTGCTTGCTTATGCTGAGCCGCTTGATCTTCAAGAACTTTCCTCTGGTAAGCCTCTTCTTCGGCTTGTCTCTTTAAACGGTCATTTTCAGCCTCCTTCTCTTTCAAAGCGATTTCAGCTTCCGTTTTCAGACGGGTTGCTTCGTTGATAGCTGCTAACTTTTCTTTGAGGATCTTCTCAGCTTCTGCTCTCTGACGGGCAGCTTCTTCTTCTGCAGTCTGCCTCTGTTTCTTTGCTTCTTCTACAACTGACCTCAGTTTAGTTGCTTCCTCAGCCAGTTCTCTCATCTTGGCAGCCTCAGATTCAAGTAGTTGTTTGCTCTTTTCAGTATTTGACATAGACTCTTTCTCAGCTTTGGATTTGACCTGTATTAGAACTTCCATCTCCTTCCTAACTTTGATCAGTTCCTCCTCAAGCTCCTTCTTCTGTTTAACAGCAGCATTGACATCATTTTTGAGACGCTGGAGCTCATCATCCAAGACAGTTCTCTGTTGTTCGGCATGCTCAAAATCTGCTCTTAACCTAATAAGCTCTTGCTCTGCTGCAAGTTTCTGTTTAGCTGTTTCTTCAGCCATCTTCCTTTGGTTCTCCAGTTCTTTCTCTGCAATCTCTTTCTGTTTAAGGGCAGCCTCCTCAGCTTTTCCTCTCTTCTTTGCCTCCCGTTTGGCCTCCTCCTTCTGTTTCTCTGCTTCCTCCTGAGCTGCAGTTTTCTTATTGGCCTCTTCTTCTGCCTGGAGCCGGAGCCGGAGAGCTTCATTAGCCTTTTGTCTCCATGTTTCTAGTTCCTTCTCTGCCTGCCCTCTTGCCTTATCTGCTTCAGCTTGCTGCTTCTTGAGATGTTCTGCCTCCTCCTGCAGTTGAATAACCATCACCTGCTCATGTTTGAGTGATTCTTCCAGTTTTGCTGTCAATGATAATTGTTTACTCTCAAGCTGAGTGGCTGCAGTCTTCTTAGCCACCTCCTCTACCACTTGAATCTGTCTCTGCTTTTCCAGCTCTGCTTGCTTCATGTGCCTCTCAGCTTCCTCAGCTTGAAGCTTAAACTTCTCAAGATCCTCAAGGGCCTTCTTCTTCTCTTTGGCAGCCTCCTTTTCTGCCTCTGATTTCCGTTTAAGCTCCTCTTCTGCCTGGCGTTTCTTCTGAGTCTCTTCAGCAACTTGCTTCCGAAGCTTCTCTGCCTCATCCTGTGCTGCCTTTCGAAGTTTTTCGGCCTCTGAAGCTTTATCCCTGAGCTGGTGAAGCTCTGTTTcagcagtgtttttttgtttcatcGTCGTCTCTAGCTGGAGTCGGATTATACGGATTTCTTCTTCAATTCTGGTGCGGCTTTGGAGGGCTTCCTCTACCAGTTGAGTCTTAGACTTGATTTCCTGTTCAGAAAGGCTTTTGAGCTCCTGAAGCTCTCGCTGGATATTGTGCTTCTGTTTCTCAGCATCGACAGCGACATCCTGTCGTTTGCTGACTTCGTCTTTCATCTTCGTCTTCAGCTCATTTGCCTCTTGTTCTGCTTTAGCAATAGCCTTTGCGTGAGATTCAGCTAACTGCCTTTGCTTTTCTAGCTCGGCCTGCATCTCAGCCAGCTTTTGTCTATCTTCTTCCTTAAGTTTTTCGGCAGCTTTCTGTATTAGTGGGGGTACATATTAGGGGAAATAGAAACAAAGTTAAGCATTTAGGAGTTAGATATTATAAGTGCATGTACGTACATGCAAATGTAAGTACATGGACAAAGCTACAGGGTGTTATGCTAAATAGTTAAGCTAAATAGAAAATAACTTATGTAGTTACAGTAGATTTATTAAGgaaatataaagtcacaatgtATGGTACACAAAATGAGACACAATCACTTCACAAAACACCACTACAGTTGGAATATTGAATGGCTTCATGCTAATGAGGTGTTATCAGTGGATATGGCTAcgttttgttaaataaataaaaaatttaactaaattaaaactttaaaactCTACCCTGTAATTTTGAAGactaaatcattgtgttttttcACATAAGAGTTACAGAAGGTGTTTTGTATTCCCTTTTGAACAAAATTCCTTTCAATAAATTAATCTTTGCATAAAGTATTATTGAAAAAGACCAatgaaaaaaacagtatttgaAAACGTACGGTCTCTATGGTATTATAATGCATATAACAGAACAGCTTAGTGATGCAGCAAAGAAAAAATGAgaataattaaataatgctAAACCATTAAGGAGGGGAGGTGTCTGATGAATGCCAAATTGTAGATTTTGACAAAtccaataatatataaataatgcatataaaatacaaatgtaattaaAGAGGGATTGGAAAAGGATGAACATGCATTTTTGTGGACAATTTACCTCTTTAGCGCCCAAACATGACAAACATTCATCATGATAAAGCACTGGCAAGCAGTTTAGAGaagcaaaaaagaaaataaaggtTAGAAAGGAAAATGGAAAACAAAATTGTGCAGAAAACAACTACAGAAGAAGGGGTGACAGTCAGGCTGACGCATACTCAGAGGGAAAATCAACAACTAGAGCACAAAGGAAGGATCGGTAAGAATTCAGCTTATCTTTTTACAAAAGCAGTAGACAGAATCCAACCAGGATATTAAACAATGGAAACCAGGAAATTCATCCAGGAAATTAAACAATGTAGCAACACTGGTAAAATGCATCATCCACTAACTTTTATTTTAAGACAATATTTTAAGTTTGCTTCAGGGTGAAGGGTACCTATACTAACTGAGATCTCACTATAATGGAAGAGATATTAAAACACCTCCATTGTAATAAACACATAATGAAAGACATACATTGTGAAAGAAATGGAATGTGCTGCACCACTAGCATTAATATTACTGAAGACCTAGGTGAGCAGCTTGATCtgttcaatttttttatttccagAACTTTAACCTCTAGCACATGGCCAACAAtagcatatttaaaatattgtgttactcTTTGATAA encodes the following:
- the pleca gene encoding plectin a isoform X8 yields the protein MAVYQGFRTNSTDSVGSDVVFTEDGHYQGMLRAMDERKDERDRVQKKTFTKWVNKHLMKAQRHITDLYEDLRDGHNLISLLEVLSGETLPRERDVVRNSRLPREKGRMRFHKLQNVQIALDFLKHRQVKLVNIRNDDIADGNPKLTLGLIWTIILHFQISDIQVNGQSDDMTAKEKLLLWSQRMVESYHGLRCDNFTTSWRDGRLFNAIIHKHRPNLIDMNKVFRQTNLENLEQAFSIAERDMGVTRLLDPEDVDVPHPDEKSIITYVSSMYDVMPRVPDARDGVKANELELRWQEYYELVTMLIQWIRHHIIVFEERKFPSSYEEIEVLWRQFLKFKETELPAKETDKNRSKLIYKSFEGAVQSGQIKVPTSYHPIDVEKEWGRLHVAILEREKLLRSEFERLERLQRIVSKVQMESGLCEEQLNQVETLLQTDMRLLSAGKPIQHASEIEADLNKAENMIRYLFNDVQLLKDGRHLQAEQMYRRVYRLHERLVNLRSEFNLRLKSGVTVSQVPMTQVPMTQISHVQTLQQSPQRIRPELDEVTLKYIQDLLSWVEENQRRIDGGEWGEDLPSVESQLGSHRGLHQSIEEFKYKIDRARADENQLTPVSKGAYREYLGKLDLQYAKLLNSSKSRLRSLDQLHAFVVAATKELMWLNEKEEEEVNYDWSDRNSNMTAKKDNYSGLMRDLEQREKRVNNVQVTGDKLLKDGHPARKTVEAFTAALQTQWSWILQLCCCIETHLKENTAYFQFFSDVKEAEERMKKMEDTMKKKYVCDRSITVTRLEDLLQDAVEEKEQLNEFKTHLEGLNRRAKTVIQLKPRNTAHPVKGKLPIQAVCDFKQMEITVHKGDECALVNNSQPSNWKVRNSSGNESTVPSICFIVPPTNKEAVDLSSSLDASLQRLMVLWQRLHVDMKSLLSWQYYMRDILLINSWNFIMFKTLRVEEYRLTLKNLEQHYQAFMRDSQDSELFGADDRLQAENSYSKATQHYDNLLRSVEQGEQDESVCKSYITQIKDLRLRLEGCEKRTVTRLRQMVDKEPLKACAQRATEQKKVQTELEGIKKDLDKMVEKSEAVLATSQQSSSAPVLRSEIDVTQKKMDHVYSLSSVYLDKLKTIDMVIRSTQGAEDILNKYENQLRDVNKVPINEKEIKASQTQLQKLRSEAEGNQATFDRLEEELQRATAVTDRISQLHSERDIELEHYRQLVGNLKDRWQAVFAQIELRQRELDLLSRQMQAYRQSCDWLIRWTAEAKQRQDQLHAVPIDSKALQEQLTQEKKLLEEIEKNKDKVDECHKYAKAYIDAIKDYELQLVTYKAHVEPIASPLKKTKMESASDDIIQEYVNLRTRYSELMTLSTQYIKFIIETQRRLEDEVKAAEKLKEEDRQKLAEMQAELEKQRQLAESHAKAIAKAEQEANELKTKMKDEVSKRQDVAVDAEKQKHNIQRELQELKSLSEQEIKSKTQLVEEALQSRTRIEEEIRIIRLQLETTMKQKNTAETELHQLRDKASEAEKLRKAAQDEAEKLRKQVAEETQKKRQAEEELKRKSEAEKEAAKEKKKALEDLEKFKLQAEEAERHMKQAELEKQRQIQVVEEVAKKTAATQLESKQLSLTAKLEESLKHEQVMVIQLQEEAEHLKKQQAEADKARGQAEKELETWRQKANEALRLRLQAEEEANKKTAAQEEAEKQKEEAKREAKKRGKAEEAALKQKEIAEKELENQRKMAEETAKQKLAAEQELIRLRADFEHAEQQRTVLDDELQRLKNDVNAAVKQKKELEEELIKVRKEMEVLIQVKSKAEKESMSNTEKSKQLLESEAAKMRELAEEATKLRSVVEEAKKQRQTAEEEAARQRAEAEKILKEKLAAINEATRLKTEAEIALKEKEAENDRLKRQAEEEAYQRKVLEDQAAQHKQAIAEKIDQLKKSSDTELNRQKTIVEETLKQRKVVEEEIHILKLNFEKASTGKKDLELELNKLKGIAEETQQSKAKAEEEAEKFRKLALEEEKKRKEAEAKVKKIQAAEEEAARQHKAAQEEVERLIKKAEDAKKQKETAEKEAERQIILVKEAAQKCSAAEQKAQDVLLQQNKDSMVQNKLKEEFEKAKKLAQDAEKAKDKAEKEAALLQKKAEEAERQKQAAEAEASKQAKAQEDAEKLRKEAEKEASRRAEAEAAALKQKQEADAEMGKYKKLAEKTLKQKSSVEEELVKVKLQLDETDKQKSVLDDELKRLKQEVSDAIKQKAQVEDELSKVKIQMEDLLKLKLKIEKQNQELMKKDKDNTKKLLEEEAENMKKLAEEAARLNIEAQEAARLRQIAESDLDKQRELADKMLEEKKQAILEATKLKAEAEKLQKQKDQAQVEAQKLLEAKKEMQKRLKQETEGFQKSLEAERKRQLEITAEAEKLKIKVTQLSDAQSKAEEEAKKFKKQADEIKTRLLETEKHTSEKHTVVETLEVQRLQSKKEADDLHKAIAELEKEKEKLKKEAADLQKQSKEMANVQQEQLQQEKTILQQTFFAEKETLLKKEKAIEAEKKKLEKQFEDEVKKAEALKDEQERQKKQLEEERKKLQSAMDAAIKKQKDAEEEMNAKQKEMQELEKKRIEQEKLLAEENKNLREKLQQLQSSQKPSHTKEIEIQTDKVPEEELVHMTMVETTKKVLNGSTEVDGVKKDVPLAFDGIREKVSASRLHEIGVLSKKEFDKLKKGKTTVQELSKNDKVKMCLKGKDCIGGVIVEPNQKMSIYQALKDKKITQSTALMLLEAQAASGYIIDPIKNRRLSVSEAVKDTLIGPELHTKLLSAERAATGFKDPFTGDKISLFEAMKKGLIAEDQATKLLDSQYATGGIVDPVNSHRVPVQMACTQGQLDVDLSKILSSPPADKKTFIDPNTQDSLTYCELLERCKPDPETGIPLLSITEHAAQIERTYTDEETKDVFSKANLTVPFGKFKGKTVTIWEIINSEYFTEDQRKDLIRQYKTGKITVEKIIRIVITVVEDKENKKEPAFDGLRSSVPASELLEAKVINKDLFNKLHNGKATLKEVSELDPVKKALKGTHSIAGVQIESTSEKMSFYEAMKKDLLGAESALNLLEAQAGTGFIIDPVKNQKLTVDEAVKSGVVGPELHEKLLSAERAVCGYKDPYTGKTVSLFEAMQKDLIKKDQGVRLLEAQLATGGIIDPDKSYRITPDIAYKRGFLNEEMNQVLSSPSDSSTVFIDPNTQENITYAELLKRCITDKQTGLPLLPLSKKAVKRKESKEIELVSDAQTKETLSHATVELHSGVFKGRIITIWEIINSEYFTEEQRIEFIRQYRSGKITIEKLIKIVVTTVEEKEMKGQDNFDGFRGPVPTSSLLESKIIDKDTYDKIKQGKKKPADISDSIKHYLQGSDCITGVFLEKTKEKLSIYQAMKQKLLTSNTGTSLLEAQAATGYIIDPIRNEKFTVDDAVKAGIVGPELHEKLLSAEKAVTGYKDPYTGNKISLLQAMQKQLVLREHAIPLLDAQEATGGIIDPVNSHRLPTDIAIQRGYFSKQLAKSFKDPTDDIKGFIDPIKDENVTYKQLKERCITDPEFGIALLPISKAQTPEQAEQSFVYTEEQAQTDLANTQIDIPHESFAGKQVTLWEVMKSDLLPEEEKQRLLEQYRSGKITKERMIIVIIEIIEQRQIIQTEQSMSCDVIRRRVTIDELYRARIIDLETYNLLKQGKKTIREVMEMTSVKQYLFGTGSIAGILSDNYAKVSIYQAMKRGLIKPDIAIDLLEAQAATGFITDPVKDELLTVDEAVRKGLVGPEIHDKLLSAERAVTGYKDPYSGKVISLFQAMKKDLVPEDYAMKLLEAQVATGGIMDPEYYFHLPIDIAMQRGYMNKETSERISDSSGDVKQFTDPTTDEKLSYALLLKRCKVDKESGLRLLSLADKRLLFKGLRKQITPDELLRSQIIDQKTYTALMEGTISVEDLSKDLKKYLEGISSIAGVFVEATKDRLSVYQAMKKNMIRPGTAFELLEAQASTGYVIDPIKNLKMNVLEAVKMGVVGPEFKDKLLSAERAVTGYKDPYSGKVISLFQAMKKGLILKDHGIRLLEAQIATGGIIDPEESHRLPVEMAYKRGLFDEEMNDILTDPSDDTKGFFDPNTEENLTYLQLMERCITDPETGLSLLLLKEKKRERKTSSKSSVRKRRVVIVDPETGKEMSVYEAYRKGLIDHQTYIELAEQECEWEEITTSSSDGVVKSMIIDRRSGRQYDIDDAITKGLIDQSALDQYRAGTLSITEFADMLSGNMSGFRSRSSSFGSSSSYPMSPIPSIKTPATTWTDPTEETGPVAGILDTDTLEKVSVTEAMHRNLVDNITGQRLLEAQACTGGIIDPNTGEKFSVADAMTKGLVDKIMVDRINLAQKAFQGFEDPRTKTKMSASQALKKGWLYYEAGQRFLEVQYLTGGLIEPDVTGRVSLDDAVKKGTLDARTAQKLRDVSGYSKYLTCPKTKLKISYKDAIDRSMIEEGSGLRLLEASSQSSKGLYSPYSISGSGSTSGSRSGSRTGSRSGSRRGSFDATGSGFSMGFSSSYSPTSYGRRYDSGAHGGLQMDELKQALTALASGRNCCYEEKRIFTSSQSQSSLVA